One Drosophila kikkawai strain 14028-0561.14 chromosome 3L, DkikHiC1v2, whole genome shotgun sequence genomic window carries:
- the LOC108075336 gene encoding uncharacterized protein yields MSSESRNDMLKALEETDPGGHLLTVLQFYAFDLENGKYCHDMAEHCVLEELQGTVEIYRYGSVVTGLALKESDIDLFLRPISSPPILYDDVVKRLRRSKCFWRVTPIRKARVPVIRCAHNATGLRMDLNMSNSHGVFNSRFVAELLKCDRRLHHLFLFLKIWATKLKLIGRHHLTSHCLVSMIIFSLQVHQLLPSVQQMQATCPPIIYEGNNFAYKLQPAPRIPEDMSTQQLINNFFGYYTTFDFGKFVVSPFLGRCLNRHENEHLAFQLHCKNICVQDPFELNLNLAKSVSQRNLDYFRQCLMLSAQAYSDKDLKWQPKKLYDYLFFGIAEKLTYTPDNQIVRQPTRVPDAMQNTSAPHIPMTTFIQLTTEDYQGLLPIREVMKTDKEEATFFTWHACQLATIIDVLTEVYGLKIESQENQLGSSRMLISGQVDTWSRRNFIPMASQSFLAHQLQQSRKFSTTRPGNPAYAVNVRAYLTVTWYQAKKQLQIKMEPVSDPLRNAHLERLFYEFKRLLNRYSFKEQASIWSLDTISNQEILILKIILVALFFLFSIIPGPLFLIILFILAIQFRNFLTPLICRYYWRHLNTLRFKKNELHPKYPIYR; encoded by the exons ATGTCCTCAGAATCTCGAAACGACATGCTAAAGGCTCTCGAGGAAACCGATCCTGGTGGCCACCTGCTCACGGTACTGCAATTCTACGCCTTTGAtttggaaaatgggaaatactGCCACGACATGGCGGAACACTGCGTCCTAGAGGAGCTGCAGGGCACAGTCGAGATCTATAGGTATGGATCGGTGGTGACAGGATTGGCCCTGAAGG AGAGCGacattgatttgtttttgagGCCCATCTCCAGCCCGCCCATCCTCTACGACGACGTGGTAAAGCGTCTTCGGCGCTCCAAGTGCTTCTGGAGGGTCACTCCCATTCGCAAGGCCCGAGTGCCTGTCATCCGGTGCGCTCATAATGCGACTGGTCTCAGAATGGACCTCAATATGTCCAACTCACATGGCGTGTTTAATTCTCGATTTGTGGCCGAGCTTTTGAAATGCGATCGGCGGCTACACCACCTATTTTTGTTCTTGAAGATCTGGGCTACGAAACTAAAGTTGATTGGACGTCACCACCTGACCAGCCATTGCCTGGTCAGCATGATCATCTTCAGCCTGCAGGTGCATCAACTACTGCCCTCCGTACAGCAGATGCAGGCGACCTGTCCACCGATCATTTATGAGGGCAATAATTTCGCATACAAGCTGCAGCCGGCGCCAAGGATTCCCGAAGATATGTCCACCCAGcagttaattaataatttctttggTTATTACACTACCTTCGACTTTGGTAAGTTCGTGGTTAGTCCATTTTTGGGACGTTGCCTGAACAGACACGAGAATGAGCATCTTGCCTTTCAACTGCATTGCAAAAACATCTGCGTTCAGGATCCTTTCGAGCTGAACCTGAATCTGGCCAAGTCTGTCAGTCAAAGAAATTTGGATTATTTTAGACAATGTCTAATGCTGTCGGCTCAGGCATATAGTGATAAGGATCTCAAATGGCAACCGAAGAAGCTCTATGACTACCTGTTCTTCGGAATAGCGGAAAAATTGACATATACTCCGGATAATCAAATAGTCAGACAGCCAACAAGGGTACCTGATGCAATGCAAAATACTAGTGCTCCGCACATTCCGATGACTACCTTTATCCAGCTCACAACAGAAGATTACCAAGGTTTACTTCCAATCAGGGAAGTAATGAAAACTGACAAAGAAGAGGCCACGTTTTTCACCTGGCACGCTTGCCAGTTGGCCACCATTATTGATGTGCTGACAGAAGTGTACGGCTTGAAGATCGAATCACAGGAGAATCAACTGGGCAGCAGCCGGATGCTTATCAGTGGCCAAGTAGACACTTGGAGTCGTCGCAATTTTATCCCGATGGCGAGTCAATCATTTCTAGCTCACCAACTGCAGCAATCGAGGAAGTTCTCTACGACCAGACCTGGAAATCCTGCCTATGCGGTCAACGTACGCGCCTATTTGACGGTGACATGGTATCAGGCAAAGAAACAATTGCAGATCAAAATGGAGCCAGTTTCGGACCCACTCCGTAACGCTCATCTGGAGAGGCTATTCTATGAGTTCAAGCGTCTCCTGAACAGATACAGCTTCAAGGAGCAGGCCAGCATTTGGTCGCTTGATACAATCTCAAATCAAGAAATATTGATTCTCAAAATAATTCTTGTGGCattgttttttctattctctATAATTCCAGGTCCTTTGTTTTTGATAATACTGTTCATTTTGGCAATACAGTTTCGGAATTTTTTAACACCTTTAATTTGTAGGTATTATTGGCGccatttaaatacattaagaTTTAAAAAGAATGAATTGCACCCCAAATA
- the mRpS35 gene encoding small ribosomal subunit protein mS35, which translates to MSTGLTRVWERLPLKKQAAQSGIRVFSQQQPEIEDEEEFRVLNLRTVKQQFQRRREVRRDPVTPPRTNRMAVDQDWTAAWPAPRSFHPASVPLPLRQGFTERGAAAPSKFANAELMKIPNFLHLTPPAIRQQCEAIKKFCSPWPKGLETEAKWQRHFPVEVITTDYLQSLPTIRNLEARRVTISLKLSDLKFDAHARDKFLRLVGDRYNKDTDTVTFVTDRCPLRKQNYDYAMYLLTACYHESFVTEPWEASKSEADMEVYLFERNQSKIAAEGILNWSAKEGDNKISPPPAYAQCVEQLINEGENEYNLAKYKEEVKKMLNV; encoded by the exons ATGTCCACTGGCCTGACACGTGTGTGGGAGCGCTTGCCCCTCAAAAAACAGGCGGCACAGAGCGGCATTCGTGTCTTctcccagcagcagccagaAATCGAGGATGAAGAAG AGTTCCGTGTTTTGAATCTGCGTACCGTAAAGCAGCAGTTCCAGCGACGACGGGAGGTCAGGCGCGATCCTGTGACCCCGCCGCGCACCAACCGCATGGCAGTGGACCAGGATTGGACGGCCGCATGGCCAGCACCCAGATCCTTCCATCCGGCCAGTGTGCCGCTGCCACTGCGCCAGGGCTTCACGGAACGCGGAGCAGCGGCACCCTCAAAGTTCGCCAATGCGGAGCTAATGAAAATCCCCAACTTTTTGCATTTGACGCCGCCCGCCATCCGTCAGCAGTGCGAGGCCATCAAGAAGTTCTGCAGTCCGTGGCCAAAGGGTCTGGAAACGGAGGCCAAGTGGCAGCGTCACTTTCCCGTCGAAGTCATCACCACGGACTACCTACAGAGCTTGCCCACCATCCGGAATTTGGAGGCGCGAAGGGTCACTATCTCGCTTAAACTCTCCGATCTTAAGTTCGATGCTCATGCCAGGGATAAGTTCCTGCGTCTCGTGGGCGATCGCTACAACAAGGACACGGACACCGTCACCTTTGTCACGGACAGGTGTCCGCTGAGGAAGCAGAACTATGACTATGCCATGTACTTGCTGACTGCCTGTTACCACGAATCCTTCGTCACCGAGCCCTGGGAGGCATCCAAATCGGAGGCCGACATGGAGGTCTACTTGTTCGAGCGCAATCAATCCAAGATCGCCGCCGAAGGCATCCTCAATTGGAGTGCCAAGGAGGGCGATAATAAGATTTCCCCGCCGCCCGCCTACGCGCAGTGTGTGGAGCAGTTGATCAACGAGGGCGAGAACGAGTACAATTTGGCCAAATACAAGGAGGAGGTCAAGAAAATGTTGAATGTTTAA
- the Pgant6 gene encoding N-acetylgalactosaminyltransferase 6, whose amino-acid sequence MRRPNLKWIVKTALLVLVSLTLFVLITSWISSSPYTNKVVHHGAEPEPEHHGVEPVPEPAARSGDVQKVPLLKPKQPEVKNEPEPDFEAEAELQKIDEPEPEQEEVHNPQPAQQPENEIRQVAPPADGTVKKDWHDYTAMARDEQRVGLGEKGKKASLDDESQRDVEHRMSLENGFNALLSDSISVNRSVPDIRHKLCRKKEYVAKLPTVSVIIIFYNEYLSVLMRSVHSLINRSPPELLKEIILVDDHSDRDYLGHDLEAYIKDHFSIVRIVRLPRRTGLIGARSEGARNATAEVLIFLDSHVEANYNWLPPLLEPIALNKRTAVCPFIDVIAHDTFQYRAQDEGARGAFDWEFFYKRLPLLDEDLKHPADPFKSPVMAGGLFAISTEFFWELGGYDEGLDIWGGEQYELSFKIWMCGGEMYDAPCSRIGHIYRGPRNHQPSPRKGDYLHRNYKRVAEVWMDEYKNYLYSHGDGLYERVDAGDLTAQKAIRTKLKCKSFKWFMEEVAFDLMKTYPPIDPPAYALGALQNVGNERLCLDTMGRKKHNRMGMYACADDIRTPQKTQFWELSWKRDLRLRRKKECLDVQIWDANAPIWLWECHGQGGNQYWYYDYHTKLLKHGTEGRRCLELLPFTQEVVVNKCDAGNVYMQWNFGSFNRSALDDYSKELVLKL is encoded by the exons ATGCGGCGACCCAATCTCAAATGGATTGTGAAGACGGCCCTCCTGGTGCTCGTCTCTCTCACGCTGTTCGTGCTTATCACCAGCTGGATCTCCTCCAGTCCGTACACCAACAAGGTGGTACATCATGGCGCAGAGCCTGAGCCGGAACACCACGGCGTGGAGCCTGTACCAGAGCCGGCTGCCCGTTCGGGTGATGTTCAGAAAGTGCCATTGCTGAAACCCAAGCAGCCAGAGGTTAAAAATGAACCCGAACCCGACTTTGAAGCtgaagcagagctgcaaaAGATCGATGAGCCCGAACCCGAGCAGGAGGAGGTGCACAATCCACAACCCGCGCAACAGCCAGAGAATGAAATACGGCAGGTGGCACCGCCCGCCGACGGGACGGTAAAGAAGGATTGGCACGATTACACGGCCATGGCCAGGGATGAGCAACGCGTGGGTTTAGGTGAGAAGGGAAAAAAGGCCAGTCTGGATGATGAATCGCAGCGCGATGTAGAGCATCGCATGTCCCTGGAAAATGGCTTCAATGCTTTGCTCTCCGATTCCATATCGGTCAACCGATCTGTGCCCGACATCCGTCACAAGCT GTGTCGCAAAAAGGAGTATGTGGCGAAGCTGCCCACAGTCAGTGTGATTATAATTTTCTACAACGAATACCTAAGCGTCCTCATGCGATCCGTGCACAGTTTGATCAATCGTTCGCCGCCGGAGCTGCTCAAGGAGATCATACTGGTGGACGATCACAGTGATCGTGATTATTTGGGTCACGATCTGGAGGCCTATATCAAGGATCACTTCAGTATTGTGCGAATTGTGCGATTGCCAAGGCGCACAGGTTTGATCGGAGCCCGTTCGGAGGGAGCTAGAAATGCCACTGCCGAGGTTCTCATCTTTCTGGACTCCCATGTGGAGGCCAATTATAACTGGCTGCCACCGTTGCTGGAACCAATTGCTCTGAACAAACGCACGGCTGTGTGTCCCTTTATTGATGTGATTGCCCACGATACCTTCCAGTATCGGGCACAGGACGAGGGGGCACGCGGCGCCTTCGATTGGGAGTTCTTCTACAAGCGACTGCCTTTGCTAGACGAGGATCTGAAGCATCCAGCGGATCCTTTCAAGAGCCCTGTCATGGCTGGCGGTTTATTTGCCATATCCACGGAGTTCTTCTGGGAACTGGGTGGCTATGACGAGGGCCTGGACATTTGGGGCGGCGAGCAGTACGAGCTGAGCTTTAAGATTTGGATGTGCGGTGGCGAGATGTACGATGCCCCGTGCTCCCGCATCGGTCATATATACCGCGGTCCAAGGAATCATCAGCCAAGTCCACGAAAGGGCGACTATCTGCATAGG AACTACAAACGCGTGGCTGAGGTCTGGATGGATGAGTACAAGAACTACTTGTATAGCCATGGCGATGGTCTCTACGAGCGTGTAGATGCCGGTGATTTGACCGCCCAGAAGGCCATTCGGACCAAGCTTAAATGCAAATCCTTCAAGTGGTTCATGGAGGAGGTGGCCTTCGATTTGATGAAGACATACCCGCCCATAGATCCGCCAGCCTACGCACTGGGGGCCCTGCAGAATGTCGGAAATGAGAGGCTCTGCCTGGACACGATGGGCAGGAAGAAGCACAATCGCATGGGCATGTACGCCTGTGCCGATGATATAAGGACGCCGCAGAAGACACAGTTCTGGGAGCTGAGCTGGAAGCGAGATCTGCGACTGCGGCGGAAGAAGGAGTGTCTCGATGTCCAGATCTGGGATGCCAATGCGCCCATTTGGCTGTGGGAATGCCATGGCCAGGGAGGCAACCAATATTGGTACTACGACTATCACACGAAGCTGCTGAAGCACGGCACGGAGGGCAGGCGATGCCTGGAGCTGCTGCCCTTTACCCAGGAGGTGGTGGTCAACAAGTGCGATGCCGGCAATGTGTACATGCAGTGGAATTTTGGCTCGTTTAACAGATCGGCGCTGGATGACTACTCCAAGGAGCTGGTGCTCAAACTGTAG